One window of the Triticum dicoccoides isolate Atlit2015 ecotype Zavitan chromosome 3B, WEW_v2.0, whole genome shotgun sequence genome contains the following:
- the LOC119281067 gene encoding uncharacterized protein LOC119281067 gives MEMMHKATESAYDEDNGKGKDVTSTEENDPWNPPYPPGVPAPAKDVTEHIKLIKQWMSQKHAFLAASRTAHTIIPDRTPESVNDAFVDKLPRLVPILEKDSVRLFLNLFKHETRGLAWGFVITPDTFNEMIVQNALRCAKVALEGKAPELNGHRANPNYVNSSGYFPLHLAAEMFSANMIKLLFRYGASANLRTTGPEVTEGLLPLHVAVENACRHKFLEENLLPDKGNTDYVFRLIQLLCLPEMKIFLDTVRLIAERTDDLLAEVRKYIKDGKLAETAVLLLAAQKKIRAGSSFKENGNSKTDGFSIISHVCTEDAVAIDSQITQNRVRKKQQLKADKKLRRMALLLVIVICEAGEALDAYIRAHPEVPYAMQVAHDEVLKRVSSILNNHGFCPTGECINIENLCPYDQQSSSLSDNMLSNKHDGYATAEMVARKKQPRGWELEHARRSFVPYWKAVLFSQLEARACPSPMIELKTIREMDEILNKAAEEGSSPIPHSNLGLSGRISRLTSNHRSRRLFGTAASTVLKLLKHA, from the exons ATGGAGATGATGCACAAGGCAACTGAATCTGCTTATGATGAAGATAATGGTAAAGGTAAGGATGTAACAAGCACGGAGGAAAACGATCCGTGGAATCCTCCATATCCTCCTGGTGTTCCTGCTCCTGCTAAAGACGTGACTGAGCATATCAAATTAATCAAGCAG TGGATGAGTCAAAAACATGCTTTTCTTGCTGCCTCCAGAACAGCCCATACGATCATCCCAGACCGTACTCCTGAG TCAGTGAATGATGCCTTCGTCGATAAATTACCCCGCTTGGTGCCCATCCTGGAAAAGGATAGTGTCAGGCTTTTCCTTAACTTATTCAAGCATGAGACACGGGGCTTGGCTTGGGGTTTCGTCATAACCCCAGATACCTTCAATGAGATGATTGTGCAAAATGCTCTGCGATGCGCGAAAGTTGCCTTGGAGGGCAAGGCTCCTGAGCTCAATGGGCACCGTGCCAATCCCAACTACGTGAACTCGTCTGGGTACTTTCCCCTACACCTAGCTGCTGAAATGTTCTCCGCCAACATGATCAAATTGCTCTTCCGCTATGGCGCATCGGCCAATTTGCGCACGACTGGCCCTGAAGTTACCGAGGGCCTACTCCCACTACATGTGGCAGTCGAGAACGCTTGCCGCCATAAGTTTCTTGAGGAAAACCTGTTGCCTGACAAAGGGAATACCGACTACGTCTTCAGGCTCATTCAACTGCTTTGCTTACCTGAAATG AAGATCTTCTTGGATACAGTCAGACTGATTGCAGAAAGAACAGATGATCTACTTGCCGAGGTCAGGAAATACATAAAGGATGGAAAGCTTGCCGAAACAGCAGTTTTGCTCCTGGCAGCTCAAAAGAAGATCCGCGCGGGATCTTCTTTCAAGGAAAATGGCAATAGCAAGACAGATGGGTTTAGTATTATCTCTCATGTTTGTACAGAGGATGCTGTTGCCATAGATTCACAGATTACTCAAAACAGAGTTAGAAAGAAGCAGCAGCTGAAGGCGGACAAAAAGCTTAGGCGTATGGCATTGCTGCTTGTTATTGTAATTTGCGAAGCTGGTGAAGCTCTTGATGCATACATTCGAGCACATCCAGAG GTCCCCTATGCCATGCAGGTGGCTCACGATGAGGTTCTGAAACGTGTCTCGTCGATTCTGAATAACCATGGTTTTTGTCCTACTGGAGAATGCATCAACATAGAAAATCT CTGCCCCTATGATCAACAATCATCCTCTTTGTCAGACAACATGTTGTCCAACAAACATGATGGATATGCTACAGCTGAGATG GTTGCGAGAAAGAAACAGCCTAGAGGATGGGAGCTCGAACATGCAAGGAGAAGCTTCGTCCCATACTGGAAGGCAGTGTTATTTTCCCAGTTGGAAGCAAGGGCGTGCCCCAGTCCCATGATAGAATTGAAAACCATTAGAGAGATGGATGAAATTCTGAATAAGGCAGCCGAAGAAGGATCATCTCCGATTCCACATAGCAATCTTGGTTTGTCGGGAAGAATTTCGCGATTGACAAGTAATCATCGATCCAGAAGGCTGTTTGGTACTGCGGCATCAACAGTCTTGAAACTGTTAAAGCATGCATAA